A stretch of Oryza brachyantha chromosome 4, ObraRS2, whole genome shotgun sequence DNA encodes these proteins:
- the LOC102702367 gene encoding tau-cadinol synthase-like yields the protein MMHTATRLGGASLVAHGPPTCCHVPGGGSMVKIAWRPLVRVSQDLASNGAAPEKALGFEGSVWGDFFIHHTPPQLQRSQEWMRQRANKLKENIRTMFRNSDDVVERMNLVDAIQRLGIGHLFEDEISCTLSDIHKSEFTSSSLHEVALWFRLLREHGLWVSSDAFNRFKGDDGSFISEVANEPRGLLSLYNAAYLLTHDEPELEEAISFSRHHLKSMMQGNNLKQPLVYQVRRALQFPLPRAYKRAEALCYFLEYEQEEGHISILLDLAKLDFNLLQGIHLKELKTISEWWKDLYGYIGLSYLRDRMVENYTWTYMMFYEEGLSVTRIICAKIFALITIMDDTYDAHATIQECRKLNEAIQRWDESAIPLLPEYLEKFYIKLLNNFKDFENQVSVNEKDRVAYAQKEFQKLSHYYLMEAEWLHQNHMPSFQEQVTLSTNTSTAQLICVSTTIGRGDAVTKEAFEWATSSTAIIACAKIIRFMNDIAAFKRGKNKGDISSSVECYMTENQVTSEVAFSKLYSLIEDEWRTLNQARYEHHELLPVVQRVVNFAVAIMFFYDERKDAYTFSSYLQEIVRSLFVNPVCM from the exons ATGATGCATACGGCTACCAGGTTGGGTGGAGCAAGCCTTGTGGCACATGGGCCTCCTACCTGCTGCCATGTACCTGGAGGTGGCAGCATGGTGAAGATCGCTTGGAGGCCGTTGGTCCGGGTGTCCCAGGACCTTGCTTCCAACGGTGCTGCTCCTGAGAAGGCTCTCGGTTTCGAGGGCTCGGTTTGGGGAGACTTTTTTATCCATCACACACCACCACAGCTTCAG AGATCACAGGAATGGATGAGACAGAGGGCCAAtaagctgaaagaaaataTTCGCACGATGTTTCGGAATTCGGATGATGTGGTTGAGCGAATGAACCTAGTAGATGCAATCCAACGCTTAGGAATTGGTCACCTCTTTGAAGACGAGATAAGCTGCACACTAAGCGACATACACAAAAGTGAATTTACTAGCTCTAGTCTCCATGAGGTTGCTCTTTGGTTTCGCCTGCTTAGGGAGCATGGCCTATGGGTGTCTTCAG ATGCATTTAACAGGTTCAAGGGTGACGATGGGAGTTTCATCAGTGAAGTAGCTAATGAACCAAGGGGTTTATTAAGTCTATACAATGCAGCTTACCTTCTTACTCACGATGAGCCAGAACTCGAAGAAGCCATATCTTTTTCTAGGCACCATCTAAAATCAATGATGCAGGGAAATAACCTTAAACAACCTTTAGTTTATCAAGTTAGGCGTGCCCTTCAATTTCCACTACCAAGGGCCTACAAAAGAGCAGAGGCATTGTGTTATTTCTTGGAATATGAACAAGAGGAAGGACATATTTCGATTCTTTTGGATCTCGCAAAATTAGATTTTAACCTCCTTCAGGGGATCCATTTGAAGGAGCTGAAAACTATTTCAGA GTGGTGGAAAGATCTTTATGGATATATAGGGCTAAGCTATCTCAGGGATCGTATGGTAGAGAACTACACATGGACATACATGATGTTCTATGAGGAAGGTTTGTCAGTCACCCGGATAATTTGTGCCAAGATATTTGCATTAATAACCATAATGGATGACACTTATGATGCCCATGCCACCATCCAAGAATGCCGGAAGCTAAATGAAGCCATACAAAG ATGGGATGAGAGTGCTATTCCTCTGCTACCTGAGTACTTGGAAAAGTTCTACATTAAATTGTTGAATAATTTCAAGGATTTTGAGAATCAAGTGTCGGTTAATGAGAAGGACCGAGTTGCTTATGCTCAAAAAGAG TTCCAAAAGTTATCCCATTATTATCTCATGGAAGCTGAATGGTTACATCAGAATCACATGCCAAGCTTTCAAGAGCAGGTGACTTTGTCTACTAATACCTCGACAGCACAACTAATATGTGTGTCTACAACGATTGGTAGAGGTGATGCAGTAACGAAAGAAGCATTTGAGTGGGCAACAAGCAGTACTGCAATAATAGCATGCGCAAAAATAATACGCTTCATGAATGACATTGCTGCGTTTAAG CGTGGCAAGAACAAAGGGGATATCTCTAGCAGTGTGGAATGCTACATGACCGAGAACCAGGTCACAAGTGAGGTCGCTTTCAGCAAGCTCTATTCGCTAATAGAAGATGAATGGAGAACCCTGAACCAGGCCCGTTATGAGCATCACGAGCTTCTTCCCGTGGTGCAACGAGTTGTCAACTTTGCTGTCGCAATAATGTTCTTTTATGATGAGAGGAAGGACGCATACACATTCTCCTCATATCTACAGGAGATTGTTAGGAGCCTCTTTGTCAATCCCGTTTGTATGTAA
- the LOC102721832 gene encoding dCTP pyrophosphatase 1-like, with translation MDGVVGLGEAGKGGGGGGGVVEAAVTLEALRKKMSDFARERDWEQFHSPRNLLLALVGEVGELSEIFQWKGEVPKGLPGWGEREVEHLGEELADVLLYLVRLSDMCGVNLGKAALRKMELNARKYPVGQCRGSSKKHTHYSVAASDSGASGDDNNGNVGADSGKGQC, from the exons atggacgGTGTGGTGGGATTGGGGGAGGCGGGgaagggtggcggcggcggaggaggagttgtggaggcggcggtgacgctGGAGGCGCTGAGGAAGAAGATGTCGGACTTCGCCAGGGAGCGGGACTGGGAGCAGTTCCACAGCCCCAGGaacctcctcctcgccctc GTAGGTGAGGTGGGGGAGCTCTCTGAGATCTTCCAGTGGAAGGGGGAGGTGCCCAAGGGGCTGCCGGGgtggggggagagggaggtggagcACCTCGGCGAGGAGCTCGCCGACGTGCTCCTCTACCTCGTCCGCCTCTCCGACATGTGCGGCGTCAACCTCGGGAAGGCGGCGCTGCGCAAGATGGAGCTCAACGCGCGCAAGTACCCCGTCGGACAGTGCAGGGGCTCATCCAAGAAGCACACCCACTACTCCGTCGCTGCCTCTGACAGTGGCGCCTCCGGTGACGACAACAACGGCAATGTCGGTGCCGATTCCGGCAAGGGACAGTGCTAG